Proteins encoded by one window of Danaus plexippus chromosome Z, MEX_DaPlex, whole genome shotgun sequence:
- the LOC116778110 gene encoding protein unc-119 homolog: MSLVSKKCESISLLESNRDEIIPNNVTPDDVLKFNKITDTYLCSPDANVYDIDFTRFKIRDLETGTVLFEIAKPPTDFGVDNEGAEEVPEEPLDPNAGRFVRYQFTPQFLKLKTVGATVEFTVGARPVNHFRMIEKHFFRDTLLKTFDFEFGFCIPFSRNTCEHIYEFPSLPPNLVEEMIAAPFETCSDSFYFVDNHLVMHNKADYAYNGGINN, translated from the exons ATGAGTTTGGTTAGTAAAAAGTGTGAATCAATATCTCTTCTCGAATCCAATCGTGATGAAATCATCCCTAACAACGTTACTCCGGACgacgttttaaaattcaataaaataactgaTACCTACTTATGTAGTCCGGACGCGAACGTGTACGATATAGATTTCACACGATTTAAAATACGCGATCTCGAAACTGGCACCGTTCTTTTTGAAATTGCCAAACCTCCGACCGACTTCGGTGTTGACAATGAGGGTGCAGAAGAAGTCCCTGAAGAACCATTGGATCCTAATGCGGGCAGATTCGTGAGATACCAATTCACTCCACAGTTTCTAAAGCTGAAGACAGTCGGGGCAAC GGTTGAGTTTACAGTCGGGGCTCGTCCTGTCAATCATTTTAGAATGATTGAAAAACACTTCTTTAGGGACACATTACTTAAGACCTTTGATTTTGAATTTGGCTTCTGTATTCCATTTTCAAGAAACACATGTGAACACATATATGAGTTCCCATCACTGCCACCAAATCTTG TCGAAGAAATGATAGCAGCCCCGTTTGAGACATGTTCTGATAGCTTCTACTTTGTGGACAACCATCTTGTAATGCACAATAAAGCTGACTACGCTTACAACGGAGGCATTAACAATTAA